Within Anguilla anguilla isolate fAngAng1 chromosome 11, fAngAng1.pri, whole genome shotgun sequence, the genomic segment CAAAGAGTCTCTGATAGTGACTTGTGAATTTCAGGCAGTAAGGAGGCGGCGTTCTCCTACGCCGTCATCACAGCAGGCGTGGCCCATGCCCTCACTGCGGCCTGCACGCAGGGCAGCCTCAGCAGCTGTGGCTGCGATCAGGAGAAGCAGGGTCAGTACTCCCCGCTGGACggctggaggtgggggggctgcTCTGCAGACATCCACTACGGCCTGGGCTTCTCCAAAGTCTTCATGGACGCCAGAGAGGTCAAACAGAACGCCAGGACCCTGATGAATCTGCACAACAATGAGGTGGGACGCAAGGTACGCTAACCCCCCCACACAATCCTTCAGCATGCTAGCACAACAAACTCCAACTTAATGTTTAGTAAAAAGTGCAAATTGTGAAGATTACAAAAGGTTTACATAACCTTTTTTTAGCAAAGTGTTTTATCCAAATCTATGTTGTTGTTGAAGACTAGGGGACCCTCACCTTTTTGAGGTCCTAGGAGGGTAGGTTAAGGTTTCTCTCGCCTGGTTTAGGCAGGTCCTGGGAGGGGATGACAGGTTAAGGTTTCTCTCGCCTGGTTTGGGCAGGTCCTGGGAGGGGATGACAGGTTAAGTTTTCTCTCGTCTGGTTTGGGCAGGTCCTGGGAGGGGATGACAGGTTAAGGTTTCTCTCACCTGGTTTAGGCAGGTCCTGGGAGGGGATGACAGGTTAAGGTTTCTCTCGCCTGGTTTGGGCAGGTCCTGGGAGGGGATGACAGGTTAAGGTTTCTCTCGCCTGGTTTAGGCAGGTCCTGGGAGGGGATGACAGGTTAAGGTTTCTCTCGCCTGGTTTGGGCAGGTCCTGGGAGGGGATGACAGGTTAAGTTTTCTCTCGTCTGGTTTGGGCAGGTCCTGGGAGGGGATGACAGGTTAAGGTTTCTCTCACCTGGTTTAGGCAGGTCCTGGGAGGGGATGACAGGTTAAGGTTTCTCTCGCCTGGTTTGGGCAGGTCCTGGGAGGGGATGACAGGTTAAGGTTTCTCTCGCCTGGTTTAGGCAGGTCCTGGGAGGGGATGACAGGTTAAGGTTTCTCTCGCCTGGTTTGGGCAGGTCCTGGGAGGGGATGACAGGTTAAGGTTTCTCTCGCCTGGTTTGGGCAGGTCCTGGGAGGGGATGACAGGTTAAGGTTTCTCTCGCCTGGTTTAGGCAGGTCCTGGGAGGGGATGACAGGTTAAGGTTTCTCTCGCCTGGTTTAGGCAGGTCCTGGGAGGGGATGATAGGTTAAGGTTTCTCTCGCCTGGTTTGGGCAGGTCCTGGGAGGGGATGACAGGTTAAGGTTTCTCTCGCCTGGTTTAGGCAGGTCCTGGGAGGGGATGACAGGTTAAGGTTTCTCTTGCCTGGTTTAGGCAGGTCCTGGGAGGGGATGACAGGTTAAGGTTTCTCTCGCCTGGTTTGGGCAGGTCCTGGAGAAGAACATGCGCCTGGAGTGCAAGTGCCATGGCGTGTCGGGATCCTGCACCACCCGGACCTGCTGGACCACGCTGCCCAAGTTCCGGCAGCTGGGCTTCCTCCTGAAGGAGAAGTACATCCAGGCAGTGCAGGTGGAGGCGGTGAGGGCGCGCCGGACCAGGCGGCCCACGTTCCTGAAGATCAGGAGGCCGCACTCCTACAGGAAGCCCTCGGCCACGGACTTGGTTTACATCGAGAAATCACCCAACTACTGCGAGGAGGACTGGAGGACAGGCAGTGTAGGCACTCAGGGGCGGGTCTGCAACAGGACGGCCCAGCAGACcaacagctgtgacctcatgTGCTGTGGGCGGGGTTACAACACGCACCAGTACTCCCACGTGTGGCAGTGCAACTGCAAGTTCCTGTGGTGCTCCTATGTCAGGTGTAACACCTGCAGTGAGAGGACAGAGGTGCACACCTGTAAATGACTTTAGGGAACTCTTCACAAACTGGCGGGCTCATTTGCTCATGTGGATGGAAGGGAGAATGGGCATGAACCCAGTcgactctgcagcagagcctcgCATCCCCTCAGGGGCACTGTCCCTATCACAGGGCCTGCAGTACTGCCAATACTGACACAGCgtgtacagcacaaacacagtgtgtagaccacagacacagcgcatacagtacagacacagtgtGTAGACCACAGACACAGCGCATacatcacagacacagtgtgtagagcacagacacagcgcaTATATCACAGACACAGTGAATGCAGCATAAACACAATGGTTACAGCACAGTGATCCAGCACATACACTCGAGCAGAAACATTGGTATAGGAGAgattgctatatatatatatatatatatatatatatatatatatatatatttatatatgtatgtatgctatgtttatatatacagACTCAGTCATGGGACGAAAATGAATTGTGCTTTTGGCATAATTAGTGGTGTAACGtagttatttaattttattgaaagtaaTTTATTTGAACCAACTGTCGATTTGTTTTGTGATGGCACCGTTGTAGCTTTGCTTGCAGaatattttgattgattgttgtGAATGCAgatgaaatacaaatacacatatatgaaaagaaacaaaacaccTTGGAATAATATACTCTGTTTAACTACAAATCACAGCAAAAAGTATGTGGTAATGGATTAGGTTGTGCTCAGAATATAAAAGAAGTGATACCCAGATTCACTCAAAGGGCTAAATATGTGTCCCTGAGGACAGGAACTCAAAGGGCTATATATGTGTCCCTGGGGACAGGAACTCAAAGGGCTAAATATGTGTCCCTGGGGACAGCTGGTTAGGTTTCATCGTACTTTCTTGTACAGGCAAACCCTACTAAGGGCAACCCTGTGCAATGCTGATtgctgaccctaaccctaatccttcCTCCA encodes:
- the LOC118208568 gene encoding protein Wnt-7a-like isoform X1; its protein translation is MTKKTRLWIFHIFLCLGIVYLKIGGLSSVWALGAGIICNRIPGLAPRQRTICQSRPDAIVVMAQGVQMGIKECQFQFRNGRWNCSALGQRTVFGKELKVGSKEAAFSYAVITAGVAHALTAACTQGSLSSCGCDQEKQGQYSPLDGWRWGGCSADIHYGLGFSKVFMDAREVKQNARTLMNLHNNEVGRKVLEKNMRLECKCHGVSGSCTTRTCWTTLPKFRQLGFLLKEKYIQAVQVEAVRARRTRRPTFLKIRRPHSYRKPSATDLVYIEKSPNYCEEDWRTGSVGTQGRVCNRTAQQTNSCDLMCCGRGYNTHQYSHVWQCNCKFLWCSYVRCNTCSERTEVHTCK
- the LOC118208568 gene encoding protein Wnt-7a-like isoform X2, whose protein sequence is MAQGVQMGIKECQFQFRNGRWNCSALGQRTVFGKELKVGSKEAAFSYAVITAGVAHALTAACTQGSLSSCGCDQEKQGQYSPLDGWRWGGCSADIHYGLGFSKVFMDAREVKQNARTLMNLHNNEVGRKVLEKNMRLECKCHGVSGSCTTRTCWTTLPKFRQLGFLLKEKYIQAVQVEAVRARRTRRPTFLKIRRPHSYRKPSATDLVYIEKSPNYCEEDWRTGSVGTQGRVCNRTAQQTNSCDLMCCGRGYNTHQYSHVWQCNCKFLWCSYVRCNTCSERTEVHTCK